A genomic region of Salinibacterium sp. NK8237 contains the following coding sequences:
- a CDS encoding TDT family transporter, whose product MPHEYTRLHRWADTRRLFDVQKRLMSSQIPRPHDASIPTGTSSTDAGAVARAPAVRARRRLLLRDLNSPRDVISNISPNWFASVMGTGIVANAAATLPLIAPQLHVFASTVWVIATVLLLGLIAASAAHWIAHREVALSHHRHPAMVHFYGAPPLAILTIGAGALLFGPDIIGADAALTVALVLWSIGTVLGLATAVIVPFLTFTSSAITDQSPFGGWIMPVVPPLVSAAAGAPLIPFLPEGEARLTMLLACYAMFGLSMIATAVILPLIWGRLARHNIGNSAAVPTLWIVLGPLGQSITAAIVLGAVAPSAVSAELAEALSFFGFIYGVPTLGFALLWTALAIAMTVHTARRGLPFSLTWWSFTFPVGNMVVALSVLAVATGSAVLEVMALVSFVALVGAWVLVALRTFAGSVIRGTLFLAPPVVGEATAVAAPATPTA is encoded by the coding sequence ATGCCGCACGAATACACGCGGTTGCACCGGTGGGCCGACACACGTCGACTCTTCGACGTTCAGAAACGACTCATGAGCAGCCAGATTCCTCGCCCCCACGACGCGAGCATCCCGACCGGCACCAGCAGCACTGACGCCGGTGCCGTTGCACGCGCCCCTGCCGTGCGCGCTCGGCGCCGCCTGCTCCTGCGCGACCTCAACAGCCCTCGTGACGTGATCTCGAACATCAGCCCCAACTGGTTCGCCTCCGTGATGGGCACGGGAATCGTGGCGAACGCCGCGGCAACTCTGCCTCTCATCGCCCCACAACTCCACGTGTTTGCGAGCACCGTCTGGGTGATCGCGACTGTCTTGCTCCTCGGGCTTATCGCCGCGAGCGCAGCTCACTGGATCGCCCACCGCGAGGTTGCGCTTTCGCACCACCGGCATCCAGCAATGGTTCATTTCTACGGTGCACCGCCGCTGGCAATTCTCACCATCGGCGCTGGTGCTTTGCTCTTCGGCCCCGACATCATTGGAGCGGATGCTGCGCTCACCGTTGCGCTTGTGCTGTGGTCAATCGGCACCGTGCTCGGCCTCGCCACCGCCGTAATTGTGCCGTTCTTGACCTTCACGTCGTCAGCCATCACGGATCAATCGCCGTTCGGAGGCTGGATCATGCCCGTGGTCCCGCCCCTGGTCTCGGCAGCAGCCGGTGCACCACTCATCCCGTTCTTGCCTGAGGGCGAGGCTCGATTGACGATGCTGCTGGCCTGCTACGCGATGTTTGGGCTCAGCATGATCGCTACCGCCGTGATCCTTCCGCTGATCTGGGGTCGGCTAGCACGACACAACATCGGCAATTCGGCCGCAGTGCCAACTCTCTGGATTGTGCTTGGCCCGCTCGGCCAATCCATTACGGCCGCGATTGTTCTTGGGGCTGTCGCCCCCTCCGCGGTGTCTGCTGAGCTCGCCGAGGCGCTCAGTTTCTTCGGCTTCATTTACGGCGTCCCCACGCTCGGTTTTGCACTTCTCTGGACGGCGCTCGCAATCGCCATGACCGTGCACACCGCCCGCCGCGGCTTGCCGTTCAGCCTCACGTGGTGGTCGTTCACCTTCCCTGTCGGCAACATGGTGGTGGCGTTGAGCGTGCTCGCCGTGGCAACCGGTTCCGCAGTGCTCGAGGTGATGGCACTCGTGAGCTTCGTAGCTCTGGTGGGCGCCTGGGTGCTCGTGGCGCTGCGCACCTTTGCGGGAAGCGTCATCCGCGGCACTTTATTCTTGGCGCCTCCGGTCGTGGGCGAGGCGACAGCCGTTGCCGCACCAGCCACTCCGACGGCGTGA
- a CDS encoding biotin transporter BioY produces the protein MSTLTLTLGRPTLADTVFSRSLATDITLVSAGAALTAVMAQVVVPLYPVPITGQTLAVLLVGASLGATRGAISMLLYALLGIVGLPVFSEASSGFSVIAGTTGGYIIGFIFAAGFTGWLAQRDWDKKFLGAALSFLGGTVVTFAFGLTWLAIATGGTFEQVLAWGLYPFIIGGLIKAGIAAAVIPTTWKIATKFSRKQD, from the coding sequence GTGTCGACTCTCACTTTGACCCTCGGCCGTCCCACGCTTGCCGACACCGTCTTCTCTCGCAGCCTCGCGACTGACATCACTCTCGTTAGTGCTGGCGCCGCACTCACCGCCGTGATGGCTCAGGTTGTCGTGCCGCTCTATCCTGTGCCGATCACCGGTCAGACACTTGCCGTTCTCCTTGTCGGTGCGTCACTCGGCGCTACCCGCGGCGCGATCTCGATGCTGCTCTACGCGCTTCTCGGCATTGTCGGACTGCCCGTCTTCAGCGAGGCTTCGTCGGGATTCAGCGTTATTGCTGGCACCACCGGTGGCTACATCATCGGCTTTATCTTCGCTGCCGGCTTCACCGGCTGGCTCGCCCAGCGCGACTGGGACAAGAAGTTCCTTGGAGCAGCGCTCTCGTTCCTCGGCGGAACCGTCGTGACCTTCGCCTTCGGACTCACCTGGCTCGCCATCGCGACGGGCGGCACGTTCGAGCAGGTTCTCGCGTGGGGTCTCTACCCCTTCATCATTGGTGGACTTATCAAGGCCGGTATCGCCGCAGCCGTGATCCCCACCACGTGGAAGATTGCCACCAAGTTCTCGCGCAAGCAGGACTAG